The Synergistota bacterium genome contains a region encoding:
- a CDS encoding adenosylhomocysteinase yields MDHDVKDLSLAEEGKRRIEWAEKDMPVLRKVIRDRFLREKPLSRIRIGACLHVTTETANLMRTLKDGGAEVFLCASNPLSTQDDVAAALVSIYGIPVFAVRGEDKDRYYSHIKAVLS; encoded by the coding sequence ATGGATCATGATGTGAAGGATCTATCCCTTGCGGAAGAAGGGAAAAGAAGGATCGAGTGGGCGGAAAAGGACATGCCCGTTTTGCGCAAGGTAATAAGAGACCGGTTCTTAAGAGAGAAGCCCTTAAGTAGGATTAGAATTGGCGCATGTCTTCATGTTACGACTGAGACCGCTAATCTAATGCGCACGCTTAAGGATGGGGGAGCGGAGGTATTCTTGTGTGCTTCTAATCCCTTAAGCACCCAAGATGATGTTGCTGCTGCTTTGGTTTCTATTTATGGTATACCCGTATTTGCGGTCAGGGGAGAGGATAAGGATAGATACTATTCTCATATAAAAGCGGTATTATCT
- a CDS encoding endonuclease V, with the protein MHRWDLTPEEAIRLQRELRKKVDLKNKVNLLRVKYIAASDLAYKGDVGYAVMLLYSYPDLILLEESRVKGKIEFPYIPGLLAFREMPLLLEAASKLTKKPDVWLLDGAGIAHPRRMGIATHFGVYMRAPTVGCAKSHLFGRYKEPGVRQGSYTYIYDKDEIIGAVLRTRDKVKPLFISVGYGISLDIAIKLILSCCDGYRIPKPLREAHNRVEKTKREDSELSLF; encoded by the coding sequence GCATCGATGGGATTTAACCCCGGAAGAAGCCATTCGGCTTCAGCGTGAATTAAGGAAAAAGGTGGATCTTAAGAATAAGGTGAATCTCTTGAGGGTCAAGTATATAGCTGCTTCAGATCTTGCATACAAAGGAGACGTTGGTTATGCGGTTATGCTACTTTATTCATATCCTGATCTTATTTTGCTTGAGGAGAGCAGGGTAAAGGGGAAAATAGAATTTCCCTACATACCCGGTTTACTTGCATTTAGAGAAATGCCACTTCTTCTTGAGGCAGCATCAAAGTTAACTAAGAAGCCAGATGTCTGGCTTCTTGATGGCGCTGGAATAGCTCATCCGAGAAGGATGGGGATAGCAACTCACTTCGGCGTATATATGAGAGCTCCAACCGTTGGTTGTGCTAAGTCTCATCTGTTTGGTAGGTATAAGGAGCCGGGCGTGAGACAGGGTAGCTATACGTATATATATGACAAAGATGAGATAATAGGAGCGGTGTTGAGAACGAGAGATAAGGTTAAGCCTCTTTTTATATCTGTGGGATATGGCATAAGCTTAGATATTGCGATAAAACTGATTCTATCTTGTTGCGATGGCTATAGGATACCGAAGCCGTTGAGAGAAGCTCATAATAGGGTTGAAAAGACTAAACGGGAGGACAGTGAGCTGAGCCTTTTTTAA